One genomic window of Streptomyces sp. NBC_01276 includes the following:
- a CDS encoding demethylmenaquinone methyltransferase: protein MTRASLDKQPHEVASMFDGVAANYDLTNDVLSLGQARLWRKEVAKAVAARPGQQVLDLAAGTATSSLPFAATGAYVVPCDFSLGMLREGKKRNPWLPLTAGDATKLPFKDDVFDTVTISFGLRNVQDTDAALGELYRVTKPGGQVVICEFSQPTWAPFRTVYTEYLMRALPPVARAVSSNPDAYVYLAESIREWPDQPALAALLQKAGWGRVAWRNLSGGIVALHRGVKE from the coding sequence GTGACAAGGGCTTCCCTGGACAAGCAGCCGCACGAAGTCGCCTCCATGTTCGACGGTGTGGCGGCCAACTACGACCTCACCAACGACGTCCTCTCCCTCGGGCAGGCCCGGCTGTGGCGCAAGGAGGTCGCCAAGGCGGTCGCCGCCCGCCCCGGCCAGCAGGTGCTCGACCTGGCCGCCGGAACCGCGACCTCCTCGCTGCCCTTCGCCGCGACCGGCGCCTACGTGGTGCCCTGCGACTTCTCCCTCGGCATGCTGCGCGAGGGCAAGAAGCGCAACCCGTGGCTGCCGCTGACGGCGGGCGACGCGACGAAGCTGCCGTTCAAGGACGACGTCTTCGACACCGTGACGATCTCCTTCGGGCTGCGCAACGTCCAGGACACCGACGCCGCGCTGGGCGAGCTGTACCGGGTGACCAAGCCGGGCGGACAGGTCGTGATCTGCGAGTTCTCGCAGCCGACCTGGGCGCCGTTCCGGACGGTCTACACCGAGTACCTGATGCGGGCGCTGCCGCCGGTGGCCCGCGCGGTCTCCTCCAACCCCGACGCGTACGTGTACCTCGCCGAGTCCATCCGCGAGTGGCCCGACCAGCCCGCGCTGGCCGCCCTGCTGCAGAAGGCCGGCTGGGGCCGGGTCGCGTGGCGCAACCTGAGCGGCGGCATCGTGGCGCTGCACCGCGGGGTCAAGGAGTAG
- a CDS encoding ABC transporter ATP-binding protein, with product MIILSCHEVTKSFRRHSVLEGVHLSLEAGEIVGLLGLNGAGKTTLMRVITGLSTPDSGEVRLFGDALPMRPRQLDRLGAALDAPAFHRWSTGRAMLRTLLDTAGLPDGGRIARTLNRVGLTGAADRRLGTYSQGMRQRLAIAAALLKQPDLLILDEPTNGLDPEGLRMVRRIVAEEAARGAAVLVSSHQLDEIQRICHRVIMLAQGRVVAAGTLDALGYDPESGPAAFEDWFFGLVGNGGSQ from the coding sequence ATGATCATCCTTTCCTGTCACGAAGTGACCAAGAGCTTCCGCAGGCACTCCGTGCTGGAAGGGGTCCATCTCAGCCTGGAGGCCGGCGAAATCGTCGGCCTCCTCGGGCTCAACGGTGCGGGCAAGACCACCCTCATGCGGGTGATCACCGGGCTTTCCACCCCCGATTCCGGTGAGGTGCGGCTGTTCGGGGACGCCCTGCCCATGAGGCCGCGGCAGCTCGACCGGCTCGGTGCCGCGCTCGACGCGCCCGCCTTCCACCGGTGGTCCACCGGACGCGCCATGCTGCGCACCCTGCTGGACACCGCCGGGCTTCCCGACGGCGGGCGGATCGCCCGTACGCTCAACCGCGTCGGCCTGACCGGCGCCGCCGACCGCCGCCTCGGGACGTACTCGCAGGGCATGCGGCAGCGGCTGGCCATCGCCGCAGCGCTGCTCAAGCAGCCCGATCTGCTGATCCTCGACGAGCCCACCAACGGGCTCGACCCCGAGGGACTGCGCATGGTGCGGCGAATCGTGGCCGAGGAGGCCGCACGCGGGGCCGCCGTCCTCGTCTCCAGCCACCAGCTCGACGAGATCCAGCGGATCTGCCACCGCGTGATCATGCTCGCCCAGGGCCGCGTCGTCGCCGCCGGCACTCTCGACGCGCTCGGCTACGACCCGGAAAGCGGTCCGGCCGCCTTCGAGGACTGGTTCTTCGGGCTCGTCGGAAACGGCGGCAGCCAGTGA
- a CDS encoding NADH-quinone oxidoreductase subunit C has product MSDDPAVENGNNVPAPRTSAGPEVIGVRKGMFGAEDGGDTSGYSGLVRTVALPGASARPYGSWFDEVADELEGALEEQDLLPAHAIEKTVVDRGELTFHIAREHLVRVASTLRDDPALRFELCTGVSGVHFPGDKGRELHAVYHLRSLTHGRLVRLEVSVPDADPHLPSLVAVYPTNDWHEREAYDFFGIVFDGHPALTRIMMPDDWQGFPQRKDYPLGGIAVEYKGAQIPAPDQRRSYS; this is encoded by the coding sequence GTGAGCGACGACCCGGCCGTCGAGAACGGCAACAACGTCCCCGCTCCCCGCACCTCGGCCGGGCCCGAGGTGATCGGCGTCCGCAAGGGCATGTTCGGGGCGGAGGACGGCGGCGACACCAGCGGCTACAGCGGCCTCGTCCGCACCGTGGCCCTGCCCGGGGCGTCCGCGCGCCCCTACGGCTCCTGGTTCGACGAGGTGGCCGACGAGCTCGAAGGCGCCCTGGAGGAGCAGGACCTGCTCCCCGCCCACGCCATCGAGAAGACCGTGGTGGACCGCGGCGAGCTCACCTTCCACATCGCCCGCGAGCACCTCGTACGGGTGGCCTCCACCCTGCGCGACGACCCGGCGCTGCGCTTCGAGCTCTGCACCGGGGTCAGCGGGGTCCACTTCCCCGGCGACAAGGGCCGCGAGCTGCACGCCGTCTACCACCTGCGCTCGCTCACCCACGGCAGGCTCGTCCGCCTGGAGGTGTCGGTCCCCGACGCCGACCCGCACCTCCCGTCCCTGGTGGCGGTGTACCCGACCAACGACTGGCACGAGCGCGAGGCCTACGACTTCTTCGGGATCGTCTTCGACGGCCACCCGGCCCTCACGCGGATCATGATGCCGGACGACTGGCAGGGCTTCCCCCAGCGCAAGGACTACCCGCTCGGCGGCATCGCCGTCGAGTACAAGGGCGCCCAGATCCCGGCTCCCGACCAGCGGAGGTCGTACAGCTGA
- a CDS encoding GNAT family N-acetyltransferase: protein MTTSPTRPLPDVTLRVPTDEDAHAWHHVFDDPDVMEFLGGPAELSHYEEITARQRMHDAQLGYCLWTLLDAEGEVLGFTGAQPWPAHKEWGPVGEIEIGWRLGREAWGRGYAYAAALATLERVREAGVPKVVAMIDDANVRSAAVAERLGMTLAATFPLPGGRRKGRRYELPLTES from the coding sequence ATGACCACCTCACCGACCCGGCCACTCCCCGACGTCACGCTGCGCGTGCCGACGGACGAGGACGCGCACGCCTGGCACCACGTCTTCGACGACCCCGACGTGATGGAGTTCCTCGGCGGCCCGGCCGAGCTGTCCCACTACGAGGAGATCACCGCCCGGCAGCGGATGCACGACGCGCAGCTCGGGTACTGCCTGTGGACGCTCCTGGACGCCGAGGGCGAGGTCCTCGGCTTCACCGGGGCGCAGCCGTGGCCCGCGCACAAGGAGTGGGGCCCGGTCGGCGAGATCGAGATCGGCTGGCGGCTCGGGCGCGAGGCGTGGGGGCGGGGCTACGCGTACGCCGCGGCGCTGGCGACGCTGGAGCGGGTGCGGGAGGCGGGGGTGCCGAAGGTGGTGGCGATGATCGACGACGCGAACGTCCGCTCGGCGGCGGTGGCGGAGCGGCTGGGCATGACCCTGGCCGCCACGTTCCCCCTCCCGGGCGGCCGCCGCAAGGGCCGCCGCTACGAACTCCCCCTCACGGAGTCGTAG
- the nuoF gene encoding NADH-quinone oxidoreductase subunit NuoF: protein MSVSTPKETHGGTSQPEAGGGTSPEKLLAPVLSAFWDEPESWTLETYRRHEGYEGLRKALAMTPDEVIAYVKDSGLRGRGGAGFPTGMKWQFIPQGDGKPHYLVVNADESEPGTCKDIPLLFANPHSLIEGMIIACYAIRSEHAFIYLRGETVPVLRRLHEAVREAYAAGYLGKDIGGSGRDLDITVHAGAGAYICGEETALLDSLEGRRGQPRLRPPFPAVEGLYACPTVVNNVESIASVPAILNKGKDWFKAMGTEKSPGFTLYSLSGHVAGPGQYEAPLGITLRQLLDMSGGMRPGHRLKFWTPGGSSTPMFTDEHLDVPLDYEGVGAAGSMLGTKALQCFDETTCVVRAVTRWTEFYAHESCGKCTPCREGTYWLVQLLRDIEAGKGVMSDLDKLNDIADNINGKSFCALGDGAASPIFSSLKYFRAEYEQHITGKGCPFDPKKSTLWADSEVNA, encoded by the coding sequence ATGAGCGTGTCCACTCCGAAGGAAACGCACGGGGGCACCTCCCAGCCGGAGGCTGGGGGAGGGACCAGCCCGGAGAAGCTCCTCGCACCCGTCCTGTCGGCGTTCTGGGACGAGCCCGAGTCGTGGACGCTGGAGACCTACCGGCGTCACGAGGGGTACGAGGGCCTGCGCAAGGCGCTCGCGATGACCCCGGACGAGGTGATCGCCTACGTCAAGGACTCCGGACTGCGCGGCCGTGGCGGCGCGGGCTTCCCCACCGGAATGAAGTGGCAGTTCATCCCGCAGGGCGACGGCAAGCCGCACTACCTCGTCGTGAACGCGGACGAGTCGGAGCCGGGAACCTGCAAGGACATCCCCCTCCTCTTCGCCAACCCGCACTCCCTCATCGAGGGAATGATCATCGCTTGCTACGCGATCCGGTCGGAGCACGCCTTCATCTACCTGCGCGGCGAGACCGTCCCCGTACTGCGGCGCCTGCACGAGGCCGTGCGCGAGGCGTACGCGGCCGGGTACCTCGGCAAGGACATCGGCGGCAGCGGACGCGACCTCGACATCACGGTGCACGCGGGAGCGGGCGCGTACATCTGCGGCGAGGAGACGGCACTGCTCGACTCCCTCGAAGGCCGGCGCGGTCAGCCCCGGCTGCGTCCCCCCTTCCCCGCGGTCGAGGGGCTCTACGCGTGCCCCACTGTCGTCAACAACGTCGAATCCATCGCCTCGGTTCCCGCGATCCTCAACAAGGGCAAGGACTGGTTCAAGGCGATGGGGACGGAGAAGTCCCCCGGCTTCACCCTCTACTCGCTGTCCGGGCACGTCGCCGGCCCCGGCCAGTACGAGGCGCCCCTCGGCATCACCCTGCGCCAGCTCCTCGACATGAGCGGCGGCATGCGCCCCGGCCACCGGCTGAAGTTCTGGACCCCCGGCGGCTCCTCCACCCCCATGTTCACCGACGAGCACCTCGACGTCCCGCTGGACTACGAGGGCGTCGGCGCGGCCGGCTCCATGCTCGGCACCAAGGCCCTCCAGTGCTTCGACGAGACCACCTGCGTGGTGCGCGCCGTCACCCGCTGGACCGAGTTCTACGCCCACGAGTCCTGCGGCAAGTGCACGCCCTGCCGCGAGGGCACGTACTGGCTCGTCCAGCTGCTGCGCGACATCGAGGCCGGCAAGGGCGTCATGTCCGACCTCGACAAGCTGAACGACATCGCCGACAACATCAACGGCAAGTCCTTCTGCGCCCTCGGCGACGGCGCCGCCAGCCCCATCTTCTCCTCGCTGAAGTACTTCCGCGCGGAGTACGAGCAGCACATCACGGGCAAGGGCTGCCCCTTCGACCCCAAGAAGTCGACCCTCTGGGCTGACTCGGAGGTGAACGCATGA
- the nuoE gene encoding NADH-quinone oxidoreductase subunit NuoE: MTDVSLGMPQLPAPDFPADVRARLEADAAEVIARYPDSRSALLPLLHLTQSEEGHVSRTGIRFCAEVLGLTTAEVTAVATFYTMYRRKPSGDYQVGVCTNTLCAVMGGDAIFDELKEHLGVGNNETTPDGKVTLEHIECNAACDYAPVVMVNWEFFDNQTPESAKALVDDLLAGRPVEPTRGAPLCTYKETARILAGFPDEREGAVAASGGAGPASLIGLRIARGEAPHAPVVHPRGEARGEATAEGGE, encoded by the coding sequence ATGACAGACGTCAGTCTGGGGATGCCCCAGCTTCCGGCCCCCGACTTCCCGGCCGACGTACGAGCCCGGCTGGAGGCCGACGCCGCCGAGGTCATCGCCCGCTACCCCGACAGCCGCTCCGCGCTGCTGCCGCTGCTGCACCTGACGCAGTCCGAGGAGGGCCACGTCTCGCGCACCGGTATCCGCTTCTGCGCCGAGGTGCTGGGCCTGACCACCGCCGAGGTCACCGCGGTCGCCACCTTCTACACGATGTACCGGCGCAAGCCCTCCGGCGACTACCAGGTCGGCGTCTGCACCAACACCCTGTGCGCCGTCATGGGCGGCGACGCCATCTTCGACGAGCTCAAGGAGCACCTGGGGGTCGGCAACAACGAGACCACCCCCGACGGCAAGGTGACGCTGGAGCACATCGAGTGCAACGCGGCCTGCGACTACGCCCCCGTGGTGATGGTCAACTGGGAGTTCTTCGACAACCAGACCCCCGAATCCGCCAAGGCCCTGGTCGACGACCTGCTGGCCGGCCGCCCCGTCGAACCGACCCGCGGCGCTCCGCTGTGCACGTACAAGGAGACCGCCCGGATCCTGGCGGGCTTCCCGGACGAGCGCGAGGGCGCGGTGGCCGCGAGCGGCGGCGCCGGCCCCGCCTCCCTGATCGGACTGCGCATCGCCCGCGGCGAGGCTCCGCACGCTCCGGTCGTGCACCCCCGCGGCGAGGCGCGCGGCGAAGCCACCGCAGAGGGAGGGGAGTGA
- a CDS encoding glutaminase has product METRPFDYAALLERVAADVAPLVGSGTPAEYIPALASVNPGQFGMALADLDGNVFGAGDWRVPFSAQSVTKVFALALALAEGGDSLWERVGREPSGNPFNSLVQLEYENGIPRNPFINAGALVVTDRLQTLTGDASSELLEFLREESGNPDIGFDAEVAASEHEHGDRNAAVAHFMASYGNIDNPVPALLDHYFWQCSIEMSCADLALAGGFLARHGLRADGSRLLTRSEAKQINAVMLTCGTYDAAGEFAYRVGLPGKSGVGGGIVAVVPGRCSLAVWSPGLDAQGNSVAGVAALDRFTTLTGLSVF; this is encoded by the coding sequence GTGGAGACCCGGCCCTTCGACTACGCGGCGCTGCTGGAGCGGGTCGCGGCCGACGTCGCCCCGCTGGTGGGCAGCGGCACCCCCGCCGAGTACATCCCGGCACTGGCGTCCGTGAACCCCGGGCAGTTCGGGATGGCGCTCGCCGACCTGGACGGCAACGTCTTCGGGGCGGGGGACTGGCGCGTCCCCTTCTCCGCCCAGTCCGTCACCAAGGTCTTCGCGCTCGCCCTGGCGCTCGCGGAGGGCGGCGACAGCCTGTGGGAGCGGGTGGGCCGGGAGCCCTCCGGCAACCCGTTCAACTCCCTTGTCCAGCTGGAGTACGAGAACGGCATCCCCCGTAACCCGTTCATCAACGCGGGGGCGCTCGTCGTCACCGACCGGCTGCAGACCCTGACCGGCGACGCGAGCAGCGAACTCCTGGAATTCCTCCGCGAGGAGAGCGGCAACCCGGACATCGGCTTCGACGCGGAGGTGGCCGCCTCGGAGCACGAGCACGGCGACCGCAACGCGGCCGTCGCGCACTTCATGGCCTCCTACGGCAACATCGACAACCCCGTACCGGCGCTGCTGGACCACTACTTCTGGCAGTGCTCCATCGAGATGAGCTGCGCCGACCTCGCCCTGGCGGGCGGCTTCCTGGCCCGGCACGGGCTGCGCGCGGACGGCTCCCGGCTCCTGACGCGCAGCGAGGCGAAGCAGATCAACGCGGTGATGCTGACCTGCGGGACGTACGACGCGGCGGGCGAGTTCGCGTACCGGGTGGGGCTGCCGGGCAAGAGCGGGGTCGGCGGCGGCATCGTCGCGGTCGTCCCGGGCCGCTGCAGCCTGGCCGTCTGGAGCCCGGGGCTCGACGCCCAGGGCAACTCGGTCGCGGGCGTCGCGGCCCTCGACCGCTTCACGACCCTGACGGGCCTGTCCGTCTTCTGA
- a CDS encoding NADH-quinone oxidoreductase subunit D produces the protein MNTPNASHPASSRETTEGTVYTVTGGDWDEIVQSAARADDERIVVNMGPQHPSTHGVLRLILEIDGETVTEARCGIGYLHTGIEKNLEFRNWTQGTTFVTRMDYLTPFFNETAYCLGVEKLLGITDQVPDRATVIRVLLMELNRLSSHLVCIATGGMELGATTIMIYGFRDRELILDIFELITGLRMNHAFVRPGGLAQDLPPGAVDQLREFVKTMKKNLPEYDKLATGNPIFKARMQDVGYLDLTGCMALGATGPILRSAGLPHDLRKSDPYCGYDTYEFDVPTTESCDSYGRFLVRLEEMRQSLRIVEQCLDRLEPGPVMVADKKIAWPAQLAMGPDGLGNSLDHIKNIMGTSMEALIHHFKLVTEGFRVPAGQVYAAVESPKGELGVHVVSDGGTRPYRVHFRDPSFTNLQAMAAMCEGGQVADVIVAVASIDPVMGGVDR, from the coding sequence ATGAACACCCCGAACGCATCGCACCCTGCGTCCTCCCGCGAGACCACCGAGGGCACCGTCTACACCGTCACCGGCGGCGACTGGGACGAGATCGTCCAGTCGGCGGCCCGCGCGGACGACGAGCGCATCGTCGTCAACATGGGCCCCCAGCACCCTTCCACCCACGGGGTGCTCCGGCTGATCCTGGAGATCGACGGCGAGACGGTCACCGAGGCCCGCTGCGGCATCGGCTACCTGCACACCGGCATCGAGAAGAACCTCGAATTCCGCAACTGGACGCAGGGCACCACCTTCGTCACGCGCATGGACTACCTGACGCCGTTCTTCAACGAGACGGCGTACTGCCTCGGCGTCGAGAAGCTGCTCGGCATCACCGACCAGGTCCCGGACCGCGCCACCGTCATCCGCGTCCTGCTGATGGAGCTCAACCGGCTCTCCTCCCACCTGGTGTGCATCGCCACCGGCGGCATGGAGCTGGGCGCGACCACGATCATGATCTACGGGTTCCGGGACCGCGAACTGATCCTGGACATCTTCGAGCTGATCACCGGCCTGCGCATGAACCACGCGTTCGTCCGCCCCGGCGGCCTCGCCCAGGACCTGCCCCCCGGCGCGGTCGACCAGCTGCGCGAGTTCGTGAAGACCATGAAGAAGAACCTGCCGGAGTACGACAAGCTCGCCACCGGCAACCCCATCTTCAAGGCCCGCATGCAGGACGTGGGCTACCTCGACCTCACCGGCTGCATGGCCCTGGGCGCCACCGGCCCGATCCTGCGCTCGGCCGGGCTGCCGCACGACCTGCGCAAGTCGGACCCGTACTGCGGCTACGACACCTACGAGTTCGACGTCCCCACCACCGAGAGCTGCGACTCCTACGGACGCTTCCTGGTCCGCCTGGAGGAGATGCGCCAGTCCCTGCGGATCGTCGAGCAGTGCCTGGACCGGCTGGAGCCCGGCCCGGTCATGGTCGCCGACAAGAAGATCGCCTGGCCCGCCCAGCTCGCGATGGGACCCGACGGCCTCGGCAACTCCCTCGACCACATCAAGAACATCATGGGCACCTCCATGGAGGCCCTCATCCACCACTTCAAGCTCGTCACCGAGGGCTTCCGGGTACCGGCCGGACAGGTGTACGCCGCCGTCGAGTCCCCCAAGGGCGAGCTCGGCGTGCACGTCGTCTCCGACGGCGGAACCCGCCCCTACCGGGTCCACTTCCGCGACCCGTCCTTCACCAACCTGCAGGCCATGGCCGCGATGTGCGAAGGCGGCCAGGTCGCCGACGTCATCGTCGCCGTCGCCTCCATCGACCCCGTGATGGGAGGCGTCGACCGATGA
- a CDS encoding NADH-quinone oxidoreductase subunit A — MNAYAPILVLGAIGAGFAIFSVVMATLIGPKRYNRAKLEAYECGIEPTPMPAGGGRFPIKYYLTAMLFIVFDIEIVFLYPWAVTFDSLGIFGLVEMLLFVLTVFVAYAYVWRRGGLEWD, encoded by the coding sequence GTGAATGCGTACGCACCCATCCTCGTGCTCGGCGCCATCGGCGCAGGGTTTGCGATCTTCTCCGTGGTCATGGCCACGCTGATCGGCCCAAAACGGTACAACCGGGCGAAGCTTGAAGCCTACGAGTGCGGCATCGAACCCACGCCGATGCCCGCCGGGGGCGGTCGCTTCCCCATCAAGTACTACCTGACGGCGATGCTCTTCATCGTCTTCGACATCGAGATCGTCTTCCTCTACCCCTGGGCCGTCACCTTCGACTCCCTGGGGATCTTCGGGCTCGTCGAGATGCTCCTCTTCGTGCTCACCGTCTTCGTCGCCTACGCCTACGTCTGGCGCCGCGGCGGCCTGGAATGGGACTGA
- a CDS encoding C40 family peptidase: protein MSHTAHIPSHRKPRRSASKLAVRAGVAGGVLSTLAMAGTASATPSSPEPVAETTLEMPVLDLNLGAEVSSAVNTAAENTRVAAVEAAVTGELNAQEESARTGAAAEAKQAKEDATKAAEQKAKQEADRKAEAERATRSSGRSSLTNASASDDSGFTSNGSGSGSASTGSSSKATGSAAAIVNFARAQIGKAYVMGATGSSAYDCSGLVQAAYRQANISLDRTSQDQSLAGSSVSLSNLQPGDILYWGPKGSAYHVAIYVGGGKFVGAQNPSTGIVERNLSYDMPTGAVRVL from the coding sequence ATGTCCCACACCGCTCACATACCCAGCCACCGGAAGCCGCGCCGTAGCGCCTCGAAGCTCGCGGTTCGCGCCGGAGTTGCCGGTGGCGTCCTCAGCACCCTCGCCATGGCCGGCACCGCGAGCGCGACCCCTTCGTCCCCCGAGCCCGTGGCCGAGACGACGCTCGAAATGCCGGTCCTCGACCTGAACCTCGGCGCCGAGGTCTCCAGCGCCGTCAACACGGCCGCCGAGAACACCCGCGTCGCCGCCGTAGAGGCCGCCGTGACCGGCGAGCTGAACGCCCAGGAGGAGAGCGCCCGTACGGGTGCCGCCGCCGAGGCGAAGCAGGCCAAGGAAGACGCCACCAAGGCCGCCGAGCAGAAGGCCAAGCAGGAGGCCGACCGCAAGGCCGAGGCCGAGCGCGCCACCCGCAGCTCCGGCCGCAGCTCGCTGACCAACGCCTCCGCGTCGGACGACAGCGGCTTCACCTCCAACGGCTCGGGCAGCGGCTCCGCCAGCACCGGTTCCTCCTCCAAGGCCACCGGTTCCGCCGCCGCCATCGTGAACTTCGCCCGCGCCCAGATCGGCAAGGCGTACGTCATGGGCGCCACCGGCTCCTCCGCGTACGACTGTTCGGGCCTGGTCCAGGCGGCCTACCGCCAGGCCAACATCAGCCTGGACCGCACCTCCCAGGACCAGTCGCTGGCCGGCTCCTCGGTCTCGCTGAGCAACCTGCAGCCCGGCGACATCCTCTACTGGGGCCCCAAGGGCAGCGCCTACCACGTCGCCATCTACGTCGGCGGCGGCAAGTTCGTCGGCGCGCAGAACCCCAGCACCGGCATCGTCGAGCGCAACCTCAGCTACGACATGCCGACGGGCGCCGTCCGCGTCCTCTGA
- a CDS encoding geranylgeranyl reductase family protein, translating into MTEPLSEHSADVIVVGAGPAGSTTAYHLAQAGLDVLLLEKTAFPREKVCGDGLTPRATKQLVSMGIDISEEAGWLRNKGLRIIGGGQRLQLDWPELASYPDYGLVRKRDDFDETLARQAQKAGARLYERCNVGEPVRDPRTGHITGVQAKLGEEKTPVTFHAPLVVAADGNSSRLSLAMGLHRREDRPMGVAVRTYFTSPRHDDDYLESWLELWDRRGPQDRLLPGYGWIFGMGDGTSNVGLGILNSSSAFKELDWREVLKAWCASMPEDWGYTPENMTQPIRGAALPMAFNRQPHYTKGLLLVGDAGGLVNPFNGEGIAYAMESGQIAAEVIVQAHARATPAQRELALHGYPKVLKETYGGYYTLGRAFVKLIGNPTVMKIAAQRGLTHPVLMRFTLKMLANLTDPTGGDAMDRIINGLSKVAPKA; encoded by the coding sequence GTGACCGAGCCCCTCTCCGAACACTCCGCGGATGTGATCGTCGTCGGGGCCGGGCCCGCCGGCTCCACGACCGCGTACCACCTCGCCCAGGCCGGACTGGACGTCCTGCTGCTGGAGAAGACGGCCTTCCCGCGCGAGAAGGTCTGCGGCGACGGTCTGACCCCGCGGGCGACCAAGCAGCTGGTGTCGATGGGAATCGACATCTCCGAAGAGGCGGGCTGGCTCCGCAACAAGGGTCTGCGGATCATCGGCGGCGGGCAGCGGCTCCAGCTGGACTGGCCGGAACTGGCCTCGTACCCGGACTACGGACTCGTCCGCAAGCGTGACGACTTCGACGAGACCCTGGCCCGCCAGGCGCAGAAGGCCGGGGCCCGGCTGTACGAGCGCTGCAACGTCGGCGAGCCGGTCCGCGACCCCCGTACCGGGCACATCACGGGCGTTCAGGCCAAGCTGGGCGAGGAGAAGACCCCGGTCACCTTCCACGCCCCGCTCGTGGTCGCGGCGGACGGCAACTCCTCGCGGCTGTCGCTCGCGATGGGCCTGCACCGGCGCGAGGACCGTCCGATGGGCGTCGCGGTGCGCACGTACTTCACCTCGCCGCGGCACGACGACGACTACCTGGAGTCCTGGCTGGAGCTGTGGGACCGGCGCGGCCCGCAGGACCGGCTGCTGCCCGGCTACGGCTGGATCTTCGGCATGGGCGACGGCACGTCCAACGTCGGCCTCGGCATCCTCAACTCCTCCTCCGCCTTCAAGGAGCTGGACTGGCGCGAGGTCCTCAAGGCCTGGTGCGCGTCGATGCCGGAGGACTGGGGCTACACCCCGGAGAACATGACGCAGCCGATCCGCGGCGCGGCCCTGCCGATGGCGTTCAACCGTCAGCCGCACTACACCAAGGGCCTGCTGCTGGTCGGTGACGCGGGCGGGCTCGTCAACCCGTTCAACGGCGAGGGCATCGCCTACGCGATGGAATCCGGGCAGATCGCCGCAGAGGTGATCGTGCAGGCTCACGCGCGGGCCACCCCGGCGCAGCGGGAACTGGCGCTGCACGGCTACCCGAAGGTGCTGAAGGAGACGTACGGCGGCTACTACACGCTGGGCCGCGCCTTCGTGAAGCTGATCGGCAACCCGACGGTCATGAAGATCGCCGCGCAGCGCGGTCTGACCCACCCGGTGCTGATGCGGTTCACCCTGAAGATGCTGGCGAACCTGACCGACCCGACGGGCGGCGACGCGATGGACCGCATCATCAACGGCCTCTCGAAGGTGGCCCCGAAGGCCTGA
- a CDS encoding NADH-quinone oxidoreductase subunit B family protein, giving the protein MGLEEKLPSGFLLTTVEQAAGWVRKSSVFPATFGLACCAIEMMTTGAGRYDLARFGMEVFRGSPRQADLMIVAGRVSQKMAPVLRQVYDQMPAPKWVISMGVCASSGGMFNNYAIVQGVDHIVPVDIYLPGCPPRPEMLMDAILKLHQKIQGSKLGVNREEAAREAEEAALKALPTIEMKGLLR; this is encoded by the coding sequence ATGGGACTGGAAGAGAAGCTGCCGAGCGGCTTCCTGCTGACCACCGTCGAACAGGCCGCGGGCTGGGTGCGCAAGTCATCCGTCTTCCCGGCCACCTTCGGCCTGGCGTGCTGCGCCATCGAGATGATGACCACCGGAGCCGGCCGCTACGACCTGGCCCGCTTCGGCATGGAGGTCTTCCGCGGCTCCCCGCGCCAGGCCGACCTGATGATCGTCGCCGGACGGGTCAGCCAGAAGATGGCGCCGGTGCTGCGCCAGGTGTACGACCAGATGCCCGCCCCGAAGTGGGTCATCTCCATGGGCGTGTGCGCCTCTTCGGGCGGAATGTTCAACAACTACGCGATCGTCCAGGGCGTCGACCACATCGTCCCGGTGGACATCTACCTCCCCGGCTGCCCGCCCCGCCCCGAGATGCTGATGGACGCGATCCTCAAGCTCCACCAGAAGATCCAGGGCTCCAAGCTCGGCGTGAACCGGGAAGAGGCGGCGCGCGAGGCGGAGGAGGCGGCCCTCAAGGCCCTCCCCACCATCGAGATGAAGGGGCTGCTCCGGTGA
- a CDS encoding LPXTG cell wall anchor domain-containing protein, with translation MSRRSYEDHGTGDDPTAVPAAAGLALLAVGGWLLTTARPWHKPGHPLTLALGWTLSGALLVSGLVLLTRCVRAVHDAQDAPEGPGND, from the coding sequence GTGAGCAGACGGTCCTACGAGGACCACGGCACCGGCGACGACCCCACCGCCGTCCCGGCCGCAGCCGGGCTCGCCCTCCTCGCCGTCGGCGGCTGGCTGTTGACCACCGCCCGCCCCTGGCACAAACCGGGGCATCCCCTCACCCTGGCCCTCGGCTGGACCCTCTCGGGCGCCCTGCTGGTGTCCGGACTGGTCCTGCTGACCCGCTGCGTACGCGCGGTACACGACGCCCAGGACGCCCCCGAGGGCCCCGGGAACGACTGA